From the Myxococcales bacterium genome, the window CGCCGCCGGCCGCCGGCGCCGATGAACTGCGGGTGAAGAATCCGGGTCAGTCGGGTATCGACCGCGTGATGAAAACCTTCTCCTGCAAGGCGTGCGGCGCCAAGGTCAGTTACGATCCGAGCGTCAAGGCGCTGGCCTGCGCCTATTGCGGTTCGTCGTACGTGATCGAGGAAGAGCAGGCGGCCTTCGCCGAGCGTCCCAACCGGATCGTGCCGTTCGCCTTCGACAAAACCCAGGCCGAGCAGCGTTTCTGGAAGTGGCTGGGCAAGGGCTTCTTCCGCCCCCGCGATCTGACGAAAAAAAGCGCACTCAACGAAATCCGCGGGGTCTACATGCCTTTCTGGGCCTTCGACGCCGACGCCTATTCGAACTGGAGCGCCGACGCGGGATATCACTATTACGAGAAGGAGGCCTACACCGAAAAGGACCAGCAGGGCCATACGGTGACCAAATACCGCGATGTGCAAAAGACCCGCTGGCAACCGGCGAGCGGCGCGCATTCGGCGCATTACGAGGACTTCCTGGTCTCGGCCTCCAAAGGCCTGGACCAGGAATGGGTGAACAAGATCGCGCCGTTTGAACTGACGCAGGCCAAGTCCTACAACGGCGATTACCTCGCCGGTTTCGCCGCCGAGAATCCGTCGATCGACCCGGCCGGCGGCCGCGGCACGGCGGCGGTCGAATTGCAGAAAAAGGAAACCGCGGAGTGCGCGCGGCTGGTGCCGGGCGACACGCACCGCAACCTGAATGTGCGGTCGAGTTTCGCCAACTGGAATTACGACCTGGCGTTGTTGCCGTTGTGGATTTCGGCTTTCCTCTACAAGGACAAGGTGTATCGGTTTCTGGTCAACGGCCAGACGGGCGAGGTGCAGGGCAGCGCGCCGTTCTCGTGGCTGAAGCTGATTCTCGTGCTGCTGATCGCCGCCGGCGTCATCGGCGGCGCGACGCTGGTCGCGCTGCTGCTCGGCCAGCAATAGCGTTCGGTCGCCGCGGGGTAATTAGAATTTGTAATCCTTGTTTTTCGGGTCGAAGTCGCGGTCGGTCAGGCCGGTGTTGAAGCGGATTTGCGACCATTCGAAATCCTCGTTGAGCTGCCCCGCCGCGTCGTAATTGACCACCTTCAACGGCATCCCGGTGATCACGTCGTGGCTGATGACCGTGCGCGGCGAGTAATAGCGGCGCGCCGCGGCGTTGGCGAACCGGCTTTCGACGGTGTAGACCAGCCGCCCGCCCAGATCGGAGCCGCCCTTGAATTGCAGGGTCACCTCATTGGCTTTCAACCCGCGGTACAGGTTGTCGTAGATCATCTTCAGCGTGTTGCCGATGTCCAGTTCGGTCAGCTTGTGGTTGGTGTCGGCCCGCAGCAGCGACGAATCGAGGCTGAGCGAGACGGTCGCCACGGAAAGCAGGCCGCCCTCGTGCACCAGCAATTTTTCGTCCTTGCCCAGGCGGTAGATCAGTTCGCGGCCGAGGTGCGGTTCCTTGATCCACTTCATGTAGATGTCGCCCGGTTTCCGGAACTTCAGCAGG encodes:
- a CDS encoding zinc ribbon domain-containing protein; the protein is PPAAGADELRVKNPGQSGIDRVMKTFSCKACGAKVSYDPSVKALACAYCGSSYVIEEEQAAFAERPNRIVPFAFDKTQAEQRFWKWLGKGFFRPRDLTKKSALNEIRGVYMPFWAFDADAYSNWSADAGYHYYEKEAYTEKDQQGHTVTKYRDVQKTRWQPASGAHSAHYEDFLVSASKGLDQEWVNKIAPFELTQAKSYNGDYLAGFAAENPSIDPAGGRGTAAVELQKKETAECARLVPGDTHRNLNVRSSFANWNYDLALLPLWISAFLYKDKVYRFLVNGQTGEVQGSAPFSWLKLILVLLIAAGVIGGATLVALLLGQQ